The Triticum aestivum cultivar Chinese Spring chromosome 7B, IWGSC CS RefSeq v2.1, whole genome shotgun sequence genome window below encodes:
- the LOC100873122 gene encoding protein PHOSPHATE STARVATION RESPONSE 3 — protein MSSHGVVAVKPIAAPDKTAHSYACGSTQSSVHKLLDAKLDHLGLLDDNLSSTSQSSDIKTELIRTSSLGRSSLPFNLQRRSPEPDPESPLSHVSHPNFSEPMASNSSTFCTSLFSSSSTNSAPCRRMGALPFLPHPPKYEQQVLPGQSSTSSLQLSGDTGNVHDEAEQTDDIKDFLNLSAGDASDGSFHGENQAFAFAEAEQMEFQFLSEQLGIAITDNEESPQLDDIYDTPPPQMSPLPVSSCYNQSLQNPGSPAKLPLSSSRSSSGSAAANKSRLRWTLELHERFVEAVNKLEGPDKATPKGVLKLMKVEGLTIYHVKSHLQKYRHAKYIPEIKEEKKASSDVKKVQPGSSGSDPFKNKNLAEALRMQMEVQKQLHEQLEVQRQLQLRIEEHAKYLQRILEEQQKAGSGSSLSLKTPTEPSESTLKDRTEPEEGTTSSPQTSKNSEAGSPCS, from the exons ATGAGCTCCCATGGTGTTGTTGCCGTGAAGCCGATCGCTGCGCCGGACAAAACCGCGCATTCTTATGCCTGTGGATCCACACAGTCCTCAGTTCATAAGCTGCTGGATGCTAAATTGGACCACCTTGGGCTGTTGGATGACAATCTGTCATCCACCAGTCAGTCATCAGACATCAAGACCGAGCTGATCCGAACGTCGAGCCTGGGAAGAAGCAGCCTACCATTTAACCTTCAGAGAAGGAGCCCGGAGCCTGATCCTGAAAGTCCATTGTCTCATGTCTCGCACCCCAATTTTTCAGAGCCCATGGCCTCAAACTCTTCAACGTTCTGCACAAGTTTATTCTCGTCATCTTCGACGAACTCGGCGCCATGTCGGCGAATGGGTGCTCTGCCTTTCCTGCCTCACCCTCCTAAGTATGAGCAGCAGGTTCTCCCAGGGCAGTCATCAACCTCCTCCCTGCAGCTCAGTGGTGACACAGGCAATGTTCATGACGAAGCTGAACAGACAGATGACATAAAGGACTTCCTCAATCTTTCTGCTGGAGATGCTTCTGATGGCAGCTTCCATGGTGAAAACCAAGCGTTTGCTTTCGCCGAGGCCGAGCAGATGGAGTTCCAGTTCTTGTCTGAGCAGCTAGGGATCGCCATCACCGATAATGAGGAGAGCCCCCAATTAGAT GACATATACGACACGCCGCCGCCTCAAATGTCGCCGCTTCCAGTGTCATCCTGCTACAACCAGAGCCTGCAGAATCCAGGATCTCCGGCTAAATTGCCGCTTAGCTCATCGCGGTCATCTTCTGGATCTGCAGCAGCTAACAAGTCAAGATTGAGGTGGACACTGGAGCTCCACGAGCGTTTTGTAGAGGCCGTGAACAAGCTCGAAGGACCTGACA AAGCAACTCCCAAGGGCGTTCTGAAGCTTATGAAAGTGGAAGGCCTCACCATTTACCATGTAAAGAGTCATTTGCAG AAGTACCGGCACGCAAAGTATATCCCAGAGATCAAAGAAG AAAAGAAGGCTTCCTCGGACGTTAAGAAAGTACAACCGGGTAGCAGCGGAAGTGATCCGTTCAAAAACAA GAACTTGGCAGAAGCTCTACGGATGCAAATGGAGGTTCAGAAACAGCTCCATGAACAGCTAGAG GTGCAAAGGCAGCTGCAGCTACGCATAGAAGAACACGCGAAATATTTGCAGAGGATACTGGAGGAGCAGCAGAAGGCCGGCAGTGGCAGCTCGCTCTCACTGAAAACCCCGACGGAGCCGTCCGAGTCGACGTTGAAAGACAGAACTGAACCTGAAGAGGGCACCACCTCTTCACCTCAGACGTCCAAGAACAGCGAGGCAGGGTCCCCTTGTTCATAA